One window of Stenotrophomonas indicatrix genomic DNA carries:
- the zupT gene encoding zinc transporter ZupT: protein MLQIPPENIWIALAVTLAAGLATAIGSLLVLFSRRPNPRLLAFGLAFAGGAMVYVSLSEILNKSIASFALAYGERTGFTYGTLAFLLGVVVIVLIDHFIPNPHDSLDKQDPAFRENSREYLKRVALLTSVAITAHNFPEGLATFFATLESPSVGMPLAFAIAIHNIPEGIAIAVPVYFATQNKFYAFAASLLSGLAEPVGAAIGYILLSGSLSHATFGWVFGLIAGVMVFLALDELLPAAKRYAKGHETVYGLVAGMGTLAISLVLFKW from the coding sequence ATGCTGCAGATTCCCCCCGAAAACATCTGGATCGCCCTGGCGGTCACCCTCGCTGCGGGCCTTGCCACCGCCATCGGCAGCCTGCTGGTGCTGTTCTCGCGCCGCCCCAACCCGCGCCTGCTGGCCTTCGGCCTGGCCTTTGCCGGCGGCGCGATGGTGTACGTCTCGCTGTCGGAGATCCTCAACAAATCCATCGCCTCGTTCGCGCTGGCCTATGGTGAACGCACCGGCTTCACCTACGGCACCCTCGCCTTCCTGCTGGGTGTAGTGGTGATCGTGCTGATCGACCACTTCATTCCCAACCCGCATGACAGCCTGGACAAGCAGGACCCTGCTTTCCGCGAGAACAGCCGCGAATACCTGAAACGGGTCGCCCTGCTGACCTCGGTGGCGATCACCGCACACAACTTCCCCGAGGGGCTGGCGACGTTCTTCGCAACGCTGGAGAGCCCGTCGGTGGGCATGCCGCTGGCCTTCGCCATCGCCATCCACAACATTCCCGAGGGCATCGCCATTGCAGTGCCGGTGTACTTCGCCACGCAGAACAAGTTCTACGCGTTCGCCGCCAGCCTGCTGTCAGGCCTGGCCGAGCCGGTCGGCGCGGCGATCGGCTATATCCTGCTGTCCGGCTCGCTGTCCCACGCCACGTTCGGCTGGGTATTCGGCCTGATTGCTGGTGTGATGGTGTTCCTGGCACTGGACGAGCTGTTGCCAGCGGCCAAGCGTTACGCCAAAGGGCACGAGACCGTCTACGGGCTGGTGGCGGGCATGGGTACGCTGGCGATCAGTCTGGTGCTGTTCAAGTGGTGA
- a CDS encoding RluA family pseudouridine synthase, with amino-acid sequence MTAQDPTKPAGDTPSVRMITVPADRAGQRLDNFLLGQLKGAPRSLVYKLVRSGQVRVNGGRAKAERKLEAGDEVRIPPVRLTEEGDKAGPPEAFMRRLEQAIVFEDARLLALNKPTGVASHGGSGISFGAIETLRALRPGQTLELVHRLDRDTSGLLIVAKKRSALSELQALLREDHGSGIRKRYLTLLAGRMPDGVMTVDAPLHVGLRQGGERHVQVNAIGKESISHFRVLERKGGHSYCEVRIETGRTHQIRVHAQHLGHPVAGDDKYGDPAVNKRLREQIGLKRLFLHAASLEFALDDGKSPYVLSAPLADELVEALDRLK; translated from the coding sequence ATGACTGCACAAGACCCTACCAAGCCGGCCGGCGACACGCCTTCCGTGCGCATGATCACCGTTCCGGCCGACCGCGCCGGCCAGCGCCTGGACAATTTCCTGCTCGGCCAGCTCAAGGGTGCCCCGCGCAGCCTGGTCTACAAGCTGGTCCGCAGCGGCCAGGTGCGCGTCAATGGCGGCCGCGCCAAGGCTGAGCGCAAGCTGGAGGCCGGCGACGAAGTGCGGATACCGCCCGTTCGTCTCACTGAAGAAGGAGACAAGGCGGGTCCACCCGAGGCGTTCATGCGTCGGCTGGAACAGGCCATCGTTTTCGAAGACGCCCGCCTGCTGGCGCTGAACAAGCCGACCGGCGTCGCCAGCCACGGCGGCAGCGGCATCAGCTTTGGCGCCATCGAGACCCTGCGTGCCCTGCGCCCCGGGCAGACCCTGGAGCTGGTCCACCGGCTGGACCGCGACACCTCGGGCCTGTTGATCGTGGCCAAGAAGCGTTCGGCGCTGAGTGAGCTGCAGGCGCTGCTGCGTGAAGACCACGGCTCCGGCATCCGCAAGCGCTACCTGACTCTGCTTGCCGGGCGCATGCCGGACGGTGTGATGACGGTCGATGCGCCGTTGCACGTAGGCCTGCGCCAGGGCGGCGAGCGTCATGTGCAGGTCAATGCGATCGGCAAGGAATCCATCAGCCATTTCCGGGTGCTGGAGCGCAAGGGCGGCCACTCCTACTGCGAAGTGCGCATCGAAACCGGGCGCACCCACCAGATCCGCGTGCATGCCCAGCATCTGGGGCATCCTGTGGCCGGAGACGACAAATACGGCGATCCTGCAGTCAACAAGCGGCTTCGTGAGCAGATCGGGCTGAAGCGCCTGTTCCTGCATGCCGCGTCGCTGGAGTTCGCGCTGGACGACGGCAAGAGCCCGTATGTGCTGAGCGCGCCGCTGGCGGATGAGCTGGTCGAAGCGCTGGACAGGCTGAAGTAG